Proteins encoded within one genomic window of Aquarana catesbeiana isolate 2022-GZ linkage group LG03, ASM4218655v1, whole genome shotgun sequence:
- the LOC141133772 gene encoding C-reactive protein-like produces MELCVMMFLLVIPSSLAQEDMKGKVFLFPKQTYTDYVSLTPNITKPLEKVSVCLRSFSDLLRTYSLFSLANPGVGSAFYFYESSLSGSSVYINQNSTTIMTGGGPFDWRHTCVTWDSDNGVVQLWVNGMIYPRKVCMKGSSIAAETSIVLGQKQDSFEGQSFSSWPFVGEISDVHMWDYVLTPDEMLKALYGNIHGNIINWNSLLYEIKGDIPVQPKYWCTYHNSYKSCS; encoded by the exons ATGGAGCTGTGTGTCATGATGTTCCTGCTGGTGATCCCGTCATCTCTGGCACAGGAAG acATGAAGGGTAAAGTCTTCCTGTTCCCTAAACAAACCTACACAGACTACGTGTCCTTAACACCGAATATTACGAAGCCATTGGAGAAAGTCAGCGTCTGTCTACGTTCTTTCAGCGACCTTCTTCGCACCTACAGTCTCTTCTCTCTAGCTAATCCCGGAGTGGGCAGCGCTTTTTATTTTTACGAATCTTCCTTGTCCGGAAGCTCTGTATACATAAACCAGAATTCCACCACTATTATGACAGGCGGGGGGCCCTTCGACTGGAGGCACACCTGTGTGACCTGGGACTCGGACAATGGAGTGGTCCAACTTTGGGTCAATGGAATGATCTACCCCAGAAAGGTCTGCATGAAAGGGTCTTCTATCGCGGCTGAAACCAGCATTGTTCTGGGACAGAAGCAGGATTCTTTTGAGGGACAGTCTTTCTCTTCATGGCCATTTGTTGGAGAAATAAGTGATGTCCACATGTGGGATTATGTCCTGACACCAGATGAAATGCTGAAAGCCTTGTATGGCAATATCCATGGAAATATCATTAACTGGAACTCTCTTCTCTATGAAATTAAGGGGGACATTCCAGTCCAGCCCAAGTATTGGTGCACGTATCATAACTCTTACAAATCttgtagttaa
- the LOC141133774 gene encoding C-reactive protein-like — protein MALCVMIFLLVIPASLAQEDMNDKVFLFPKDKHTDHVSLTSNITKPLEKFSVCLYFFRDFLRNFNLFSLASPGTGNKFYFSDSSSSNTVHMNKDSALFRTNMEPYEWKHTCVTWNSDTGVVKLWVNGKLYPRRVCMKGASIPAETSMVLGQKQDSFEQRPTSYPFVGEMSDVHMWDYVLTPEEMLQALNKNAHGNIINWNSLLYEIKGDILVLPKSRCSYQITSKSCK, from the exons ATGGCGCTGTGTGTGATGATATTCCTGCTGGTGATCCCGGCATCTCTAGCACAGGAAG acatgAATGATAAAGTCTTcctctttcccaaagacaaacaCACAGACCACGTGTCTTTAACATCAAATATTACGAAGCCATTGGAGAAATTCAGTGTTTGTCTATATTTTTTCAGAGATTTCCTACGCAACTTCAATCTCTTCTCTCTAGCCTCTCCCGGAACAGGCAACAAGTTTTATTTCTCTGATTCTTCCTCCTCCAACACTGTACACATGAACAAGGATTCCGctctttttaggacaaatatggaGCCTTATGAGTGGAAGCATACTTGTGTGACCTGGAACTCCGACACTGGAGTGGTCAAACTTTGGGTCAATGGAAAGCTCTACCCCAGGAGGGTCTGCATGAAAGGGGCTTCTATCCCGGCTGAAACTAGCATGGTTCTGGGACAGAAGCAGGATTCTTTTGAGCAAAGGCCTACTTCATATCCATTTGTTGGGGAAATGAGTGACGTCCACATGTGGGATTATGTCCTGACACCAGAAGAAATGCTGCAAGCCCTGAACAAAAATGCCCATGGGAATATCATTAACTGGAACTCTCTTCTCTATGAAATTAAAGGGGACATTCTTGTTCTGCCCAAGTCTAGGTGCTCATATCAAATCACCTCTAAATCTTGTAAATAA